In the Candidatus Methylacidiphilales bacterium genome, one interval contains:
- a CDS encoding prephenate dehydrogenase/arogenate dehydrogenase family protein, with amino-acid sequence MKFRNIIICGGATGIGYWFGNFLRKQLLASQSELFLYDLDRSIELNKSSLASVFNDNVLSPSHFTITIEPTDLLVIAVPVNQVEELCKTLLNIHGSTEKALPCHVVNLCSVQRVSKQSILALLQPLTYLGIHLLFGPEINTYQNNTIVLVNDEDTPHHAQSWSDNFKQQGFTIIQTNADDHDRTMHHVQVAIHFLYFGLAEYLKDQKVSIQWITPFLTPIARAYLSSVAHTLLQTKQTYANIQAQQGAQQTREQVLASLHTCAQAISQPTDAMVTYLEQLSDYFPREDLLKLQKLFKQ; translated from the coding sequence ATGAAATTTAGAAACATTATTATATGTGGAGGCGCAACTGGTATAGGCTACTGGTTTGGAAATTTTTTGCGTAAACAACTTCTAGCGAGTCAGTCCGAGCTATTCCTATATGATCTAGACCGCAGTATTGAATTAAATAAAAGTTCATTGGCATCTGTTTTTAATGATAATGTATTGTCTCCTTCACATTTTACTATAACAATAGAGCCGACTGACCTGTTAGTTATTGCTGTTCCTGTCAATCAGGTTGAAGAACTCTGTAAAACCTTGCTTAATATTCATGGTAGTACCGAAAAAGCACTGCCATGTCATGTGGTAAATCTTTGCTCAGTTCAGCGCGTTTCCAAACAATCGATTTTAGCTTTACTTCAACCATTAACTTATCTTGGCATACATTTACTTTTCGGCCCTGAAATCAACACCTATCAAAATAACACTATAGTCTTAGTCAATGATGAAGACACCCCCCACCATGCTCAATCTTGGAGTGACAATTTTAAACAGCAAGGATTTACCATAATTCAAACTAATGCTGACGATCATGATCGCACTATGCACCATGTACAAGTTGCAATACATTTTTTATATTTTGGTTTGGCGGAATATCTTAAGGATCAAAAGGTGTCTATACAATGGATCACGCCTTTTCTTACACCCATAGCTCGTGCGTATTTGAGCAGTGTTGCACACACGCTCCTGCAAACTAAACAGACCTATGCAAACATACAAGCTCAACAAGGCGCACAGCAAACTAGAGAGCAGGTATTAGCTTCACTACATACTTGCGCGCAAGCCATCTCACAACCAACTGATGCCATGGTTACTTATCTAGAGCAGTTAAGCGATTATTTTCCGAGAGAAGACTTATTAAAATTACAAAAATTATTTAAGCAATAG